A section of the Rhizobium sp. BG4 genome encodes:
- a CDS encoding ABC transporter permease subunit has protein sequence MSTVSTKTGQPSALAEFWYYFSRNKGAVIGLFIFLLILVIAIGAPIVAPHAPDEQNRQLLLSVPFWMDGGSFSYPLGTDAVGRDILSRLIYGARFSLFIGVVVVTLSVVAGVLIGLVAGYFRGRVDIVIMRLMDIILAFPSLLLALVLVAVLGPGLTNAMIAISIVNQPHFVRLTRAAVMSEREKEYVVASRVAGAGTLRLMFKTILPNCLASLIVQATLAFSAAILDAAALGFLGMGAQPPTPEWGTMLAEAREFIQRAWWVVTFPGLAILITVVAINLMGDGLRDALDPKLKRS, from the coding sequence ATGAGCACGGTATCTACCAAAACCGGCCAGCCATCCGCCCTCGCGGAGTTCTGGTACTATTTCTCGCGAAACAAGGGCGCCGTCATCGGCCTCTTCATCTTCCTGCTGATCCTCGTCATCGCCATCGGCGCGCCAATTGTCGCCCCGCATGCGCCTGACGAGCAGAACCGCCAGCTTCTGCTGTCGGTGCCGTTCTGGATGGACGGCGGCAGCTTCTCCTATCCGCTCGGCACCGATGCCGTCGGCCGCGATATCCTGTCGCGTCTGATCTATGGCGCGCGCTTCTCGCTGTTCATCGGCGTCGTCGTCGTCACGCTCTCGGTCGTTGCCGGCGTTTTGATCGGTCTCGTTGCCGGTTATTTCCGCGGCCGCGTCGACATCGTCATCATGCGCCTGATGGACATCATCCTGGCCTTCCCGTCGCTGCTGCTCGCCCTGGTGCTGGTCGCGGTTCTCGGCCCGGGCCTGACCAACGCGATGATCGCCATCTCGATCGTCAACCAGCCGCACTTCGTCCGCCTGACGCGCGCTGCCGTCATGAGCGAACGCGAGAAGGAATATGTCGTCGCTTCCCGCGTTGCCGGTGCCGGCACGCTGCGGCTGATGTTCAAGACCATCCTGCCGAACTGCCTGGCCTCGCTGATCGTTCAGGCAACGCTCGCCTTCTCGGCGGCGATCCTCGATGCAGCCGCCCTCGGCTTCCTCGGCATGGGCGCACAGCCGCCGACACCCGAATGGGGCACGATGCTTGCCGAAGCGCGCGAGTTCATCCAGCGCGCCTGGTGGGTGGTCACTTTCCCGGGTCTCGCGATCCTCATCACCGTCGTTGCCATCAACCTGATGGGTGACGGCCTGCGTGATGCGCTCGATCCCAAGCTGAAGAGGTCCTGA
- a CDS encoding ABC transporter permease subunit, producing the protein MLRFFIGRLAVLIPTFLGVSLIAFSFIRLLPGDPVMLLSGERVMAPERHAQIMHDLGFDRPMYVQYFDYLGKVLHGDLGTSIVTKRPVLGEFFTLFPATLELSLCAIILAALLGIPAGVFAAVKRGTWFDQSVMGVALIGYSMPIFWWGLLLVIFFSGYLGWTPVSGRISLMYFFKPVTGFMLIDSLLSGQAGAFKSAVSYLILPTIVLATIPLAVIARQTRSAMLEVLGEDYVRTARSKGLKPLRVVGVHALRNAMIPVITTIGLQVGVLLAGAILTETIFSWPGIGKWMVDAVFKRDYAVVQGGLLLIAGIIMLVNLLVDVTYGLINPRIRH; encoded by the coding sequence ATGTTACGTTTTTTCATCGGCCGCCTCGCGGTGCTGATCCCAACGTTCCTCGGCGTTTCGCTCATCGCCTTTTCGTTCATCCGCCTGCTTCCGGGCGACCCCGTCATGTTGTTGTCGGGCGAACGAGTCATGGCGCCTGAACGTCACGCCCAGATCATGCATGATCTCGGCTTCGACAGGCCGATGTATGTGCAGTATTTCGATTACCTGGGTAAGGTCTTGCACGGCGATCTCGGAACCTCGATCGTCACCAAGCGCCCGGTTCTCGGCGAATTCTTCACGCTCTTCCCGGCTACGCTGGAACTGTCGCTCTGCGCCATCATCCTGGCGGCTCTGCTCGGCATTCCCGCCGGCGTCTTTGCAGCGGTCAAGCGAGGGACCTGGTTCGACCAGAGTGTGATGGGCGTTGCCCTTATCGGCTATTCGATGCCGATCTTCTGGTGGGGCCTGCTGCTCGTCATCTTCTTCTCCGGCTATCTCGGCTGGACGCCCGTTTCGGGCCGCATCTCGCTGATGTATTTCTTCAAGCCGGTCACCGGCTTCATGCTGATCGACAGTCTGCTGTCCGGCCAGGCCGGCGCCTTCAAGTCCGCCGTCAGCTATCTCATCCTGCCGACCATCGTTCTCGCCACCATTCCGCTGGCCGTCATCGCGCGCCAGACGCGCTCGGCGATGCTCGAAGTGCTGGGTGAGGACTATGTGCGCACCGCCCGCTCCAAGGGTCTGAAGCCCCTGCGTGTCGTCGGCGTCCACGCGCTGCGCAATGCCATGATCCCGGTCATCACGACCATCGGTCTTCAGGTCGGCGTGCTGCTCGCAGGCGCGATCCTGACCGAGACGATCTTCTCCTGGCCGGGTATCGGCAAGTGGATGGTCGATGCGGTCTTCAAGCGTGACTATGCGGTCGTCCAGGGTGGTCTTCTGCTGATCGCCGGCATCATCATGCTGGTCAATCTGCTTGTCGACGTCACCTATGGCCTTATCAACCCGCGTATTCGTCACTAG